In the genome of Kitasatospora cathayae, one region contains:
- a CDS encoding sensor histidine kinase, whose translation MKDLSLIALFAALGAGGAGLLGWAAVRLLRRRSLALSLFCVAAVTVLAVTSGTFAVAQAMFLSRHDLGVVITVLGMAAVVSLATAALLGRQVVAGSRALTAAARTVGSDTGFAAPEPPLGLELAQLSAELAATSARLAESRARAQALDSSRRELIAWISHDLRTPLAGLRAMAEALEDGVAERPQDYLQRMRTEVERLTGMVDDLFELSRIQAGALSLSLSRASVYDLVDDALAAAHPLARQSGVRLEGRQVAAEPVEVDTGEITRVLGNLLVNAIRSTPEDGVVAVSARRDADQVVLSVTDGCGGIPEPDLPRVFETGWRGSTARTPRPAVPGSSRERVESGGAGLGLAIVRGIVEAHAGRARVYNVAGGCCFEIALPAARS comes from the coding sequence ATGAAGGACCTGTCGCTGATCGCCCTGTTCGCCGCGCTCGGCGCCGGCGGGGCCGGCCTGCTCGGCTGGGCGGCCGTCCGGCTGCTGCGCCGGCGCTCGCTCGCGCTGTCGCTGTTCTGCGTCGCCGCCGTCACCGTGCTGGCGGTCACCTCCGGAACCTTCGCCGTCGCCCAGGCGATGTTCCTGTCCCGGCACGACCTCGGGGTGGTGATCACGGTACTGGGGATGGCCGCGGTGGTGTCGCTGGCGACCGCCGCGCTGCTGGGCCGCCAGGTCGTGGCCGGCAGCAGGGCGCTGACCGCCGCTGCCAGGACGGTGGGCAGCGACACCGGGTTCGCCGCGCCGGAGCCTCCGCTCGGCCTGGAACTGGCCCAGCTCAGCGCGGAGCTCGCCGCCACCAGCGCCCGGCTGGCCGAGTCCCGGGCCCGGGCGCAGGCCCTGGACAGCTCCCGCCGCGAGCTGATCGCCTGGATCTCGCACGACCTGCGCACCCCGCTCGCCGGCCTGCGCGCCATGGCGGAGGCGCTGGAGGACGGTGTGGCCGAGCGCCCGCAGGACTACCTGCAGCGGATGCGCACGGAGGTCGAGCGGCTCACCGGGATGGTGGACGACCTGTTCGAGCTCTCCCGGATCCAGGCCGGAGCGCTGTCCCTGTCGTTGTCGCGGGCGTCCGTCTACGACCTCGTCGACGACGCGCTCGCCGCGGCCCACCCGCTGGCCCGGCAGAGCGGGGTCCGGCTGGAGGGGCGGCAGGTCGCCGCGGAACCCGTCGAGGTGGACACCGGTGAGATCACCCGGGTGCTCGGCAACCTCCTGGTCAACGCGATCCGTTCGACCCCCGAGGACGGCGTGGTGGCCGTCTCCGCCCGCCGGGACGCGGACCAGGTGGTGCTCTCGGTCACCGACGGCTGCGGCGGCATCCCGGAGCCGGACCTGCCCCGGGTGTTCGAGACGGGGTGGCGCGGCAGCACCGCCCGCACCCCTCGCCCGGCCGTGCCGGGGAGTTCCCGGGAGCGGGTCGAGAGCGGTGGCGCCGGGCTCGGACTCGCCATCGTCCGCGGCATCGTCGAGGCCCACGCCGGTCGCGCCCGGGTGTACAACGTCGCCGGGGGCTGCTGCTTCGAGATCGCCCTTCCCGCCGCCCGGAGCTGA
- a CDS encoding LURP-one-related/scramblase family protein gives MSNEFGGLLGIAQQLFSDTPQQGHGEHHDNFLMDLGQKLMDGHQPVQEGVVYDIDEKFFSPTHDFWIKRDGERVFQVDEKMFSFSGVIALQDPEGNELYRISEKIMTLRDIRYLKRGEQTIATVKKALFSPLVYKFTVTFENGAEIHVTGNITDHQYAITYGEQEIAHISREWSLLSEHYSVKIIPGQDDALLLTIAACAEAMVLDD, from the coding sequence ATGAGCAACGAGTTCGGCGGCCTGCTCGGCATCGCGCAGCAGCTGTTCAGCGACACGCCGCAGCAGGGCCACGGCGAACACCACGACAACTTCCTGATGGACCTGGGGCAGAAGCTGATGGACGGCCACCAGCCCGTGCAGGAGGGCGTCGTCTACGACATCGACGAGAAGTTCTTCTCCCCGACCCACGACTTCTGGATCAAGCGCGACGGTGAGCGCGTGTTCCAGGTCGACGAGAAGATGTTCAGCTTCAGCGGCGTGATCGCTCTCCAGGACCCCGAGGGCAACGAGCTGTACCGGATCTCCGAGAAGATCATGACGCTCCGGGACATCCGCTACCTCAAGCGCGGCGAGCAGACCATCGCCACCGTGAAGAAGGCGCTCTTCTCGCCGCTGGTCTACAAGTTCACCGTGACGTTCGAGAACGGCGCGGAGATCCACGTCACCGGCAACATCACCGACCACCAGTACGCCATCACCTACGGCGAGCAGGAGATCGCGCACATCTCCCGCGAGTGGTCGCTGCTGAGCGAGCACTACTCGGTCAAGATCATCCCCGGTCAGGACGACGCGCTGCTCCTCACCATCGCCGCCTGTGCCGAGGCCATGGTCCTCGACGACTGA
- a CDS encoding NAD-dependent epimerase/dehydratase family protein, giving the protein MRILVTGGAGFIGSAVVRALAAAGHEVRVLDALLPAVHPRGVPPVLPDGVELRHGDVRDAGTVERALAGVDAVCHQAAMVGLGLDLDDAPAYTGCNDLGTAVLLAAMARSGVRDLVLAGSMVVYGEGRYRCTVHGDVSPGPRRPDALDAGRFEPPCPRCGAELSPGLVAEDAPADPRNVYAATKLAQEHLAGAWARACGGRVLTLRYHNVYGPGMPRDTPYAGVASLFRSALARGEAPRVFEDGGQRRDFVHVRDVADANLAALASVGGRLPGSVRAYNVGSGEVRTVGETAEALAAAHDGPAPVVTGQYRLGDVRHITADSTRLREELGWRARMSFADGMREFAAAPRGA; this is encoded by the coding sequence ATGAGGATTCTGGTCACCGGCGGTGCCGGGTTCATCGGTTCGGCGGTCGTACGGGCCCTGGCAGCGGCGGGCCACGAGGTCCGCGTCCTGGACGCGCTGCTGCCCGCCGTCCACCCCCGCGGGGTGCCGCCCGTGCTGCCGGACGGCGTGGAGCTGCGGCACGGCGACGTGCGGGACGCGGGGACGGTCGAGCGGGCACTGGCCGGTGTGGACGCGGTCTGCCACCAGGCGGCGATGGTCGGCCTGGGCCTGGACCTCGACGACGCGCCCGCCTACACCGGCTGCAACGACCTGGGCACGGCGGTGCTGCTCGCCGCGATGGCGCGCTCGGGAGTGCGGGACCTGGTGCTCGCCGGGTCGATGGTGGTCTACGGGGAGGGCCGGTACCGGTGCACGGTACACGGGGACGTCTCGCCCGGTCCGCGGCGCCCGGACGCGCTGGACGCCGGCCGCTTCGAGCCGCCATGCCCACGGTGCGGCGCCGAACTGAGCCCCGGGCTGGTGGCCGAGGACGCGCCGGCCGACCCGCGCAACGTCTACGCGGCCACCAAGCTGGCCCAGGAGCACCTGGCCGGCGCCTGGGCCCGCGCCTGTGGGGGCCGCGTCCTGACGCTGCGCTACCACAACGTCTACGGACCGGGCATGCCGCGCGACACCCCGTACGCCGGGGTCGCCTCGCTGTTCCGCTCGGCACTGGCCCGGGGCGAGGCGCCGAGGGTGTTCGAGGACGGCGGCCAGCGCCGGGACTTCGTCCACGTCCGGGACGTCGCGGACGCCAACCTCGCCGCGCTCGCCTCGGTCGGCGGCCGGCTCCCGGGCAGCGTCCGGGCGTACAACGTGGGCAGCGGCGAGGTCCGGACGGTCGGCGAGACGGCCGAGGCGCTGGCCGCCGCCCACGACGGGCCGGCGCCGGTGGTGACGGGCCAGTACCGGCTCGGCGACGTCCGGCACATCACCGCCGACTCCACCCGGCTGCGCGAGGAACTCGGCTGGCGGGCCCGGATGTCCTTCGCGGACGGCATGCGGGAGTTCGCGGCCGCCCCGCGAGGCGCCTGA